The segment CGCATGAATGAAAAAATCTGCGATTTTGTCCAATACTGGCAACTCCACCTGTGGTTGATCAGGCCAGACCTCTTGAAAAGCCAGTCTGAACAACAAATACTGAGATATGCCATAATTGGCGTAATTGACGCTTTCATAAAAACCGCCTTCTCGATCAAAAGTTGACGGTTTGTTTTGCAAAATGCTCCCAGAGTATGTCACCCACTCGGTAGCTGTCGCTGCGATTTCTTGAGCCCACTGGGTTGCTTCTGGAATCTCATCTCTCACTGCCAATGCACCTACACCTGCCATATAGACGCACGCACTCCACCAGTTGTGCCCCATGGTATCGAAGGTATGAAAGTTGGTATCGACTAGCAACCAATCTTGTCGTGCGGGATCTATACCAACCCGAACAAAGTCTGTGGCAATTTTGTGTCTTTCGTCGGGTGTCAAGAAAGTATAGATGCAATCATACCCAACGGCTATATAAAAACTCGTATGCGAGGTCTTGAGTCCGCCTTGCCAAGAGGGTGTTCTACTGAGAAGTTCATTGCCTTCCCATGTTTCTTTGGAGGTATAATCCTCCAAAATTCTTTTGATCGATTTCGCGTACTGTTCCTCACCTGTCATCCGATAGGCCAATCCCAATAGCAGACAGTCAGCAGCCCCTCCCTTGTTGCTTTTGACTAGCGTTTTGGCTTGTTTGAGTTGATCATTCCAGAGTTCCTTGATCGCTGGGTCGGACTTTATCTGACTTTTGAGTCTCGTGATGTTATCATCTGTGTACAGCAGATAGTTTCTGTCTTGGGCTATGGATGTGCTACATACTGACCCCAATAGAATGACAAATAGAGAAAGAATTTTGAACTTATACATTTGTTTGTTGGATCTAAACTTGAAATAATGATTTATTGATAGGCTACCCAAAACAATGTTGGTAAAGTGTAATAATAAAGGGCTCTCCTAGTACGGAGAGCCCAATGTTCAATTGAATGAACCAAAAAGGATTTTCAATCTCAAATAGAAAACACTAGGTCTATTTGAGAACAAAATAGCAAGGCACACACCTTGCTATTTGCCATTATTCAACTATAAAATTTTAATGGTTCTCCATATAAGCCTGAAGTTCTTCAAGGCTCTTGAATGTCATAAACCAATCACAAGACCAATCAGTACCAATTAAGCTGGCAGTAACATTACTTGCGCCAAAACCAAATGAATCCCAATAAGTAAGACCACTAGCTACGTCAAAACTCGCATTGTTTTCAATAAAGTCTCTACCATCCCAATAGAATACTCCTCCATCTAAGGCAGTACCTGCAAAATTGTTTGCTGCAAAACCTGGGAATGATGGCTCTGGAACCAGCTTAGTCCATTTTGTAAATGGCACAACACCGTCTGGCAAATCAACCTTCATAGCATAGATTGGGTATTCTTTGCTGTACACCCAGTTTGGTACATATTGAGGGTCACCTTCTAGCTTACCGCTAGTTGCAGGCTTACCATTTTTGTACATGCGGAAGAAGTCCATTCTAGCTTCTGCGAACGTAAGAACCATCTTACTCCCCGTTTGATGATATGCCATTTTGTGATCTGTAAACTCACATCTGATTTTATCGGCATCTGTCGTGGCTGTGAGTACTTCCTCATCAAATTCGAAATAATACTTCCCAACAGGTGTGTTCTCAGCGATATAAGCCTTAAGGTTATCAAGTGTCTCAAACGACCTGATGAAATCTACCGAATATCCTGTCTCAGATGAACGTGCAGTGATATTGAATCTAAAGTCGGAAACAAGGGTTTTCTCATCTACTGGTATAGTAGTCTCAACATCACTATCATCTATAAACGGAGCACTTCTCAAATCCCAGTAATACACATCACCAGACAAGATGCCTCCGTATTGATTCACATCCCCTCCAAATACACCTAAATCCGTTTCGAGTGAAAGATCAAAGTCTCCCAACCTAGTCATTTTCATCGCCACATATGGGAAGGAACCTCCATCGATCAAGATAGACTGGTTAAACTTCAGGTCGGATTGCTTACCACCTACAAACTCTACAGAGAGCATACCGTCAGCCACGGAAGAAGTTCCACCTTGCTGAGGTTCCCAACCTCCGTCACCATTATCAAATGTCTCATCAATTCCAACAAAAGGATATACAAACTGTGGACCTGTAATAGTCTCAGGTTGCACCACTAGTGTGATTGCACCTGTGACACCTACCGGTATAACGGCTTGTATCTCGGTGTCTGCTACAGAAATCAACTCAGCTACCGAATAGCCAGCGTCACTGGTCGAAGCAAATCTCACCTCAACATCACTCATCTCAGTACCAAAGTTCTCTCCAGTGATGGTAATAATCTCTCCAGCAGATCCTGCCGCAGGATCAATACTAGTAATCTTAGCTCCTGCCAATACGACGAAATCTTCATCAAATCCTGCCTCATTGGTCCAAACTTTTACTGTTACTTCTCCAGTTACCGCACCATATGGCACACGCACACGAATCTCTTCGTTATACACCGTGTCAATCACCTGCGATGCTACACCCCCAAAACTCACAGTTACGGCTTGAGGATAATCTCCAAAGTTAGTCCCTGTGATCACCACAAGTTCGTTAGGCTTTCCTGATTTAGGACTATAATCGCTAACTGTAATATCTGGATATTCAGTTATTTTGGGTAGTTCTTCTTCGAACTGACACGCAGAGTACACTGCGACAATCACTCCAATCACTATCCCAAAAAACGCCTTATTTTTAAATATGTCTTTCATAAGATTAAATTTTTTATAATGTACCAATAGGTTTACCATCCTGGATTCTGCAACAGCTCTTCTGTAATCAGAATATCAGCAAGTGGAATTGGAGACAAATAATTCTTTCTAGTAAAGTTTCTATTAGATGTAGCATCTAATATCACCGCATTTAGCAGTGTTCCTGTACCATTCTCAACTTTTTCCAATCCGAAAGGAAAAAACTCAGGCTTGTAAAGAGAAGCATCTGTTTCATAGATAGTACCTTCAATGATTGGCCCATGTACAGCAGCACTTAACTCTGCTTCTGCAATACCCCATCTTTTTAGATCATTGAATCGGCTGTTTTCACCAAACAACTCCAAAGTTCTCTCTCTTCTAATTTCTTCCAACATGTCTAACCCATTGTCATTCACTAAGGAATTTGATAATGGATCCAATCCAGCTCTGCCACGTGTCAAGTTGATTGAAAGATTAAGATCTGCATCACTGATTGCTCCGTCTCTTTCAAACAACGCCTCTGCATAGATCAAGTAAACCTCTGCCAATCTCAAATATGGGAAGTTTTGTGACTCCTGCGTAGTTTGTCTATAGTTAGGATAATCATATGACTCGAATTTTTGATTGGTCACACCTACACCAGATGCGGTTTCACTTTGTGCTGTGAGTGCTGGTGATCCATCCGCTGGTATATCTGAAAAGTATGACTTCATTCGATAGTCTCTATTCTTTATTTCGTCAGACATTTTATTATATCCTTGAAACAAAGCAGATTTATCAATTGGCAAACCATCCGTGCATAAGAACAAGTCCAACATTTTTCTACTTGGAGCCAAACGTCCCGCTACAGTATGACTAATCTGTGCACTAGCACCTGCTTGACGCAAAATAAAATCATAAATACCCTGAATAATAAACTCATTATTACTGGATTTGCCCAATCCCAGTGGATTAGATGCATCACCATCCAAGTTGAAAAGGTAGTAGTTACTCATGTTGTCTAGGACGTCATTGTGATTCCACAATTCGTACCCGCCGTTGTTAATCACATCGGCAGACAAAGTAATAGCCTCAGATAGCATATCAGATACTGAAGGGTATTGATCAGGCACGAAAGATCCCGCTCCTACTGTCTCTCCATCACCATCTGTGCTTGTACCCACATATTTTTCCCATGTAGCTTCATACAACAATACTCTGGCTTTCAAAGACTCAGCGGCCCACTTGCTCACTTTACCTTTGTCGCTGTCTGGTATTTCCTGCTCAATTGGCAGCCCTGCTATCGCAACATCCAAATCAGCTAAAACCTGTGCTACTACTTCATACCTGCTATTTCTTTTGGCTAATTTCAATTCTGCATCATCCAATTCGAAATTTTCGGTAATAATAGGAACTCCACCAAAATTCTGAAGCAATTCATAGTAATGGTACGCTCTGAAAAAGTAAGCCGTAGCTACATATCTATTAATATCAGCCATGTCTCCAGTGAATTCTTCACTTTTAGCGATCAATGTATTGACATCACGTAGAAAATAATAATGATTGGTCCAATAAGGATTAGTTTGTTCTACAGTGTTGGTACCACGACCCTCAGCTTGAGGCAAGGCAATCAAATCACTCCCAAAATCCATCCAGTCACCATAACCAGTATAATATGCATCTGCCAAACCGCTGCCTTTCACTCTGCTCCATCCAATCAAATTGAAGTACAATTGATTGGATGCATATTCGAAGTGCTCTGGGGTTTTGAAGTAAACCGCCTCGGTATAGCTACCTCTAGGTTCTAGGTCGATAAATCTATCTTGACAACTTGGCATCAATGCTAACAGCAGCGCGACAAGTGTTATATTTTTTAATAATTTCATCATTTCTTCGTTTAATAATTTAAATACTTAGAAAGTAATCACTGCGCCTAATGCGTAAGACCTCATGAAAGGGTAAACATTGTTGGCACTCTCTCCCATTTCAGGATCATATCCATCCTTTATACTGGTGGCTTCCCACAAATCATTTCCTGAAAAGTAAATTCTAGCTTTAGATATCTTCACGACATTCGTGATTTCCGAAGGAATGGTGTATCCAAGCACTAAAGTTTTCAAACGAATGTATTTGCTGTTCTGCAAAAAGAAATCGTTGTTTCTATAGTTGTATTGCGCTCTGGTAGAGCTAGTGGTCAACTTAGGGTACTCTGCATCTGTATTGTCCTCTGACCATGTTTTGCCCAAAAAGGCAGTCGTTTGATTAGACCATGCAGCATAGAATGGATAAGAAAGATGCCCTATTCTCTGTACATTTTGTTGCAGGTGTCCTTGGAAATTCGCCGTAAAGTCGAATCCCTTCCACGCTAAATTGGTATTGATTCCAAAAAAATAATGTGGGGCATTGTCTCCCATAAATTTCAAATCACCACCTTCTTCGGCAGTAGCAGAAATCTGACCATTACCATCCAAATCCTTTTTGATGATGTCTCCAGGTCTCAGTATAGATGTACCAGTTGGTAATTCCCCACCACCACCATACGCTGCGTAGTATGCATCTACCTCATCTTGTGTCTGAAACAATCCGTCTGTCTCGTACATCCAATATGCGTTCAATGGGTACCCCACACGGTATTGGTCATTCGAGGCATTGTTCAACCCAGCAACCCAGCTTTCAGCACCTTCTAATGACACCAACTCATTGGTATTGTTAGCCATATTGACTGATATACCATATCTCAATTCACCAACTTGATCTTTCCACCCAAGGACTGCTTCCCAACCTTTGGTTCTAAGGTGTCCTATATTTTGTGTAGGAGCAGTTCCTCCCAATCCTGACCAGAACACTTGACTAGCCAACATGTTTGGGTTGTTCTTGATAAAATAATCAAAGCTTCCAGACAGTTTATGCTTAAACATCGTAAACTCAACGCCAAGGTTTGTCATCTGTACTCGTTCCCAGGTTCTTACGTTGGTCGTCACACTACTCACCCTAGCTCTGGTTTGATTCGCAGGATCGACACCAAATGGAATAGTACCAAATGCCATCGTAGACAAATAATCATTCTCTCCAATACCCGCTTGACTTCCCATTTCAGACCAACTTGCCTTCAACTTCAAAAAACTAAGTATCGAATTGTTGCGCAAGAAACTCTCCTCTGACACCACCCATCCGAGTGATCCAGAGAAATAGTTTTGCCACTTGTAACCATCGGCAAACCTAGAAGAAGCATCTGCTCTGCCCAATGCTTCGACCAAATACTTTCCTTGGTAGTCGTAGTTAAATCTACCAATGTATGAATACAGACCCCAATTTCCTTCACCACTCTTATTGGTTTGGACACCCGTGCCTAAGCTTAGCGTATATACATCCAAGGATTCTATACCATCTCTTCTTGCTTCGATGTTTGACGACCTATCAAGATCAGCAGTCACACCCCCCATTAACTTAAAATTATGCCCGGAACCGATAGTCTTAGTATATGTCAAATAAGCATTGTATGACTCTCTGGTTGATTCCAAAAATTTAGAATTGATATAAGTGGTTGCATTGGCATCTTGTACCAAAACACCTGCCCAAGTGTACAATGGAACAGACAATACATATTTATCTTCCATATCAGATCTTTGACGGTAAGATGCCAAAACCTTGAATTCCAGTCCTTCTACTATCTGAGCTGTCAATCCTACATTGATCTTGGTAATATGGTTTTCCTTTTCTTCTCTACCTCCATCAACAGTCTGGCCTACAGAGTTTCTATTTCCTATTTCAAAATTAGAAAACCACTGGCCGTAAGGGTTGTAGGCAGGAAAGATCGGAGGGTCACTGAAGATACTACCCGCTTGAAGTCCCGTAGATGGAGATGATGTTTTAATAAACTGATGAGACAATCCTACATCCAGACTGATTCGATCAGTGATTTTCTGATCTACATTCATTCTAAATGTATATTGCTTCTGTCCGTCATATGCAGTCTTCAACGCACCTTGGTCATCAGAGAAATTCCCAGATACTCTATAGTTCGTTTTATCGGTTGCTCCAGAGATAGACAAATTATGTTGCTGTGAATAGGCATTGCCATACATCTCGTCAAATCGATCAGCATCTCCTAGATAAATCGATCCCCAAGCCGTGTCGTCATAAACTCTTTCTACACCGTTGGACATATCGACCAAATTCTCTCTTGTACCCCATTGCAGGTACTGACCGTTACCTTCAGCATCGACTGCTGCTAAAAAGGCTGTACCAAATTCACTCATGTTTGGCACAGGAGGTTTATTACCTATGGTCTTCACACGGTAGCTACCACTATACTGAACCTGCATAGCGCCAGAGCCTTTTTTTGTCGTCACCAAAATAACCCCGTTGGCTGCTCTGGACCCATAGATCGCAGCAGAACCATCCTTTAGGACAGTCACCGATGCAATATCATCTGGGTTCATGTTGTTGAACTCCGTCTCTACAGATGGTACTCCATCAATCACATAAAGAACCGAACCTCCATTGATCGAAGTAGTCCCTCTGATACTGACATTCATGTCCTCATTTCCTGGACGAGCACTTGCTCTTGTGATCTGAAGTCCTGGAGTCTGTCCTTGCAAAGACAACAAAGGATTGTTGACGGCTTGACTTTGAAAAGCCTTGTCATCGACAACCTCTACAGCACCAGTCATAGTCTGCTTGGTTTGTTCACCATATCCCACGATGATGACCTCTTCTAGACTTTGTGCGTCCACTTCCATGTTGACCGTGAATTGCGAACGTCCCCCTACTGTTATATTTTGAGATACATATCCAATAAAGGATACTGTGATCTGAGCGGATTGATCGGTAACTTTCATGCTGAACTTACCATCTAGATCAGAAGTAGTACCATTGGTAGTACCTACTTCCATGATCGTTGCTCCTGGCAATCCTATGCCAGTTTCGTCTAATATCTGCCCAGAAATCTGGGTTCCTTGTGCGTAAACTGATATTGCCGATAAGCAAATCAGCATCAACACAACCATACCTCTTGATAGAGTATATGCTATACTTTTAGTTATAGTTCTTTTCATAAATTTAGTTTCATAATTAATGCTTAATACCTTACTGATAAGGTGCTACTTGCTCAGGTCCCAGACTCCCTTCTAGTCATACAGGACTGTTGACAAGTTGCTAATCTGACGGTGTAATTTTTTGTCTCATAAGTTTATCGTTTTAAATAATCATCCATTACAGTGTAAACCGAGCTCATGGTTTACAATACAATCTTAGATATTCAAGTTATGAAGCGATATAATTCATGATTCATTGGTTATAAAACATCGCCCAAAAGGCTCATACGCTCAAACAGAGCCGTTTTTCGCTCATTTTTAGGCCTAGAAAAAAAAATTACAAAATTTAAAAGAGCGATAAGTTATAGAGTATCAAGACGATTCCTAGGCAAAGACATAGCTCAACTCAGGAATCTCACGCACCGTGCCCCTCACTTGCAAACTCTTGAGGAGTCTTGCCAAATAGTTCTCGAAAAGTTTTGGAAAAATAAGCAGTCGAGTTGAAGCCAGACATGTAAGCTATTTCTTTGATAGAACCAGTTTTCTTCTTCAACAGCTCTGCCGCGTATTTGAGACGAATGGTTCGGATAAAATTGCTAGGATTTTGCCCAGTGAGGGAATTGACCTTTCGATAGAAGTGCGACCGACTCACCCCTATCTCGTGGAGTAGTTGCTCCAGCCCAAAATCAGAGTCGCTTACATTGTCAACTATAATCTTGGTCACATCGTCCAAAAATTTCTCATCCAGCGAATTGGTGGTCAATTCATTGGATGCGATAATTCCTGTTTGAGATAGAAATTTTTCTCTCAGTCTCTTTTTCGATTCAAGTAAGTTTTTGATCCGTGCCCGCAGTACGTGTACATTGAAAGGTTTAGGCAAATAGGCATCTGCTCCAATATTATAACCTTCTATTCTATCTTCTTCCAGACTACGAGCAGTCAGCAATATGACAGGGATATGACAGGTGTCTGGATTGGTTTTGACCGAACTACACATCTCAAAACCATCCATCTCTGGCATCATGACATCACTGATGATGATATCTGGATAAAACTTCAAAGCCTTTTCTAAACCTTCTCGACCATTGGCGGCTTCTTTGATTTTAAATTGATGTCTCAGTTCATTTTTGAGATGTAACCTTAGTTCCTTGTTGTCCTCTACAATCAATATGGTTTGACGATCAGCAGTATCTATGTCTATTTGCTCGTCTGCATCCAAAATATCCATATCTGAAATTGACAACTCGTACTCCAGAGATTTAATGCTGTTCATATCAAAATCTTTGATATTACGCCTTACTTCCTGATTGGATCGCAGTGCATCACGCAGTTGTTTACTTTCTTGTGGTAGTCTCACTGTGAAGCGACTTCCCTTGCCGTACTCACTATCGACCAAGATTACTCCATCATGTTGCTCTACCAGACTCTTAGTAAAGTTGAGTCCTATCCCTGTACCAGAATTGGTGCTATCAATATGAAAAAATCTCTCGAAAATAGCTGCTTGCTGTTCCTTTTTGAGTCCTATGCCTGTGTCTTCCACGATGATCTCTACATACTCCTCAGAAGTCTTTTTTGCTGAAAACATAGGCTCCAAGGTATTCTTGGTGTATTGTCTGACTGATACTCGTATGCTACCAGCAGGTGGCGTGAATTTGAGCGCGTTGGACAATAGGTTGGTAACGATCTTCTCCATTTTGTCTGGATCAAACCATATATATATGTTTTCTACATTGGACTCAAAGTCCAATGCAATGGATTTTTCCTTCGCCAAATCCTCAAAGAGTTTTGAAATATCCTTGGTAAAACTCACGATATCCCCTTTCAGGGGGTCTAGCGGTGCCTTACCCAAATCCATTTTTCTAAAATCCAGCAACTGATTGACTAGATTAAGAAGTTTTCGTGCACTTCTTTGGATCGTGTATGCAGAATTTTTGACAATCTCAGGATCATCAAACGACGAAATGATCTTATCAACTGGGTTCAAAATCAAAGTCAACGGTGTTCTAAATTCGTGAGATACATTTATGAAGAACTGAAGTTTCATCTGATCCAATTCATGTGTTCGTTCTTCATTGATCATCTTTGAGTAATATTTAAAAACAGCCCAAACCACCAGTGATACCAAACAAAAATAGATAGCATACGCCCACCATGTCTTCCAAGGCGGAGGCAATATTCGAATATTCAGTTTGGCAGAAGGGGAACCTTTCCAAACCCCATCCAACGAGGCTTTCACCTCGAACTGATACTTTCCAGGGGGTAAACCTGAATAATTGGCTGTCCGACTCTTTCCAGCATTTACATAGTCTTGATCAGCACCGTGCAATTGATAAGCATATTTTACTCTGTCAGGATTATGAAAATGCAGTGAGACAAATTCCAAAGTGATGTACCCCTCGTTGTATTTCAGAACTATTTCCTTCGTTTTGTCAAAAAAGTCCTCCAAGATGACTCGCCCATTTACTTCCTCACCTACATGCACAGGTTGGTTCAACAATTTCAACTCGGTAATCCTAGGCCCACCTTCTAGTGAGTCTTGTTCGATTTTTTTTGGATCAAACAGGTTGAATCCGTTGATCCCCCCCGCCAATATCCGTCCGTCTGTCATTTTGATGATTGACTTGCTTTGGTATTCCATCCCTTGTAGTCCATCATTGATATTGTAATTTTTAAAACTCTCTGTCACTGGATCGAAATGACTCATGCCACTTTTGGTGATGATCCATAGCTGGTGCTGATCATCCTCTTCTATGCCAATGACGAGGTTGTTGGGAATCCCGTCCTTCGTAGAGTAAGTTTTGATCAACTCAAATTCACTGTTCAAATGATGAAGTCCTATATCTGACCCTACCCAAATGCCTCCATGATGGTCTTCCATGATGGTATTCACCAAATTACCTGTGATATTAGGCTCCATTATGGAATGA is part of the Reichenbachiella agarivorans genome and harbors:
- a CDS encoding IPT/TIG domain-containing protein, which gives rise to MKDIFKNKAFFGIVIGVIVAVYSACQFEEELPKITEYPDITVSDYSPKSGKPNELVVITGTNFGDYPQAVTVSFGGVASQVIDTVYNEEIRVRVPYGAVTGEVTVKVWTNEAGFDEDFVVLAGAKITSIDPAAGSAGEIITITGENFGTEMSDVEVRFASTSDAGYSVAELISVADTEIQAVIPVGVTGAITLVVQPETITGPQFVYPFVGIDETFDNGDGGWEPQQGGTSSVADGMLSVEFVGGKQSDLKFNQSILIDGGSFPYVAMKMTRLGDFDLSLETDLGVFGGDVNQYGGILSGDVYYWDLRSAPFIDDSDVETTIPVDEKTLVSDFRFNITARSSETGYSVDFIRSFETLDNLKAYIAENTPVGKYYFEFDEEVLTATTDADKIRCEFTDHKMAYHQTGSKMVLTFAEARMDFFRMYKNGKPATSGKLEGDPQYVPNWVYSKEYPIYAMKVDLPDGVVPFTKWTKLVPEPSFPGFAANNFAGTALDGGVFYWDGRDFIENNASFDVASGLTYWDSFGFGASNVTASLIGTDWSCDWFMTFKSLEELQAYMENH
- a CDS encoding RagB/SusD family nutrient uptake outer membrane protein; amino-acid sequence: MMKLLKNITLVALLLALMPSCQDRFIDLEPRGSYTEAVYFKTPEHFEYASNQLYFNLIGWSRVKGSGLADAYYTGYGDWMDFGSDLIALPQAEGRGTNTVEQTNPYWTNHYYFLRDVNTLIAKSEEFTGDMADINRYVATAYFFRAYHYYELLQNFGGVPIITENFELDDAELKLAKRNSRYEVVAQVLADLDVAIAGLPIEQEIPDSDKGKVSKWAAESLKARVLLYEATWEKYVGTSTDGDGETVGAGSFVPDQYPSVSDMLSEAITLSADVINNGGYELWNHNDVLDNMSNYYLFNLDGDASNPLGLGKSSNNEFIIQGIYDFILRQAGASAQISHTVAGRLAPSRKMLDLFLCTDGLPIDKSALFQGYNKMSDEIKNRDYRMKSYFSDIPADGSPALTAQSETASGVGVTNQKFESYDYPNYRQTTQESQNFPYLRLAEVYLIYAEALFERDGAISDADLNLSINLTRGRAGLDPLSNSLVNDNGLDMLEEIRRERTLELFGENSRFNDLKRWGIAEAELSAAVHGPIIEGTIYETDASLYKPEFFPFGLEKVENGTGTLLNAVILDATSNRNFTRKNYLSPIPLADILITEELLQNPGW
- a CDS encoding SusC/RagA family TonB-linked outer membrane protein; its protein translation is MKRTITKSIAYTLSRGMVVLMLICLSAISVYAQGTQISGQILDETGIGLPGATIMEVGTTNGTTSDLDGKFSMKVTDQSAQITVSFIGYVSQNITVGGRSQFTVNMEVDAQSLEEVIIVGYGEQTKQTMTGAVEVVDDKAFQSQAVNNPLLSLQGQTPGLQITRASARPGNEDMNVSIRGTTSINGGSVLYVIDGVPSVETEFNNMNPDDIASVTVLKDGSAAIYGSRAANGVILVTTKKGSGAMQVQYSGSYRVKTIGNKPPVPNMSEFGTAFLAAVDAEGNGQYLQWGTRENLVDMSNGVERVYDDTAWGSIYLGDADRFDEMYGNAYSQQHNLSISGATDKTNYRVSGNFSDDQGALKTAYDGQKQYTFRMNVDQKITDRISLDVGLSHQFIKTSSPSTGLQAGSIFSDPPIFPAYNPYGQWFSNFEIGNRNSVGQTVDGGREEKENHITKINVGLTAQIVEGLEFKVLASYRQRSDMEDKYVLSVPLYTWAGVLVQDANATTYINSKFLESTRESYNAYLTYTKTIGSGHNFKLMGGVTADLDRSSNIEARRDGIESLDVYTLSLGTGVQTNKSGEGNWGLYSYIGRFNYDYQGKYLVEALGRADASSRFADGYKWQNYFSGSLGWVVSEESFLRNNSILSFLKLKASWSEMGSQAGIGENDYLSTMAFGTIPFGVDPANQTRARVSSVTTNVRTWERVQMTNLGVEFTMFKHKLSGSFDYFIKNNPNMLASQVFWSGLGGTAPTQNIGHLRTKGWEAVLGWKDQVGELRYGISVNMANNTNELVSLEGAESWVAGLNNASNDQYRVGYPLNAYWMYETDGLFQTQDEVDAYYAAYGGGGELPTGTSILRPGDIIKKDLDGNGQISATAEEGGDLKFMGDNAPHYFFGINTNLAWKGFDFTANFQGHLQQNVQRIGHLSYPFYAAWSNQTTAFLGKTWSEDNTDAEYPKLTTSSTRAQYNYRNNDFFLQNSKYIRLKTLVLGYTIPSEITNVVKISKARIYFSGNDLWEATSIKDGYDPEMGESANNVYPFMRSYALGAVITF
- a CDS encoding two-component regulator propeller domain-containing protein encodes the protein MKAKRIKYYLLYSLMCCLVMQTLQAQFSNLKFEKYSTLEGLSSSTCVDVYQDSQGFLWFGTIDGLNRYDGYTFKIFRPIINDTASISNNRVQAIEEDRYGNLWVGTKNGLNIYRRERGVFRRIQLYKGDFVRASTRAVINDINYNSLTNEIWVATKNGISKAPLDEIAGGDYEKLRFTHYVHNPSNSYSIDHNDVSRIDIDKDGQIWMVTGGNHVHRYRSDTDDFERIAIKNQGGDRLDHQPKSLLVDREGKVWIGNDLSQLSIMDTSGEFYLPQITTESIAIYDIYQGAGGYIWIATSDHGIYVLDAKGSLVHTLVHDPADPFSLPNNQTSKILQDKDSIFWIATYNEGMAKLDISKSAFGHHFYKKSNGSDIRIAQSVLQDVNQNIWIGTDGAGLNLFDESQGTFKQYKHDPRQPNSLSSDKILYLEKCFDGGIWICTLDGGLNKLNPKTGIFKQYKHDNTTNSIGQNSVWCAIEDARHRLWIGTQEAGLNLLDPRDGKFSFFKHNALDSTSIIGNYVFSLYVDSKDRLLIGTSVGMCWTSIAGDIENGLKFHSIMEPNITGNLVNTIMEDHHGGIWVGSDIGLHHLNSEFELIKTYSTKDGIPNNLVIGIEEDDQHQLWIITKSGMSHFDPVTESFKNYNINDGLQGMEYQSKSIIKMTDGRILAGGINGFNLFDPKKIEQDSLEGGPRITELKLLNQPVHVGEEVNGRVILEDFFDKTKEIVLKYNEGYITLEFVSLHFHNPDRVKYAYQLHGADQDYVNAGKSRTANYSGLPPGKYQFEVKASLDGVWKGSPSAKLNIRILPPPWKTWWAYAIYFCLVSLVVWAVFKYYSKMINEERTHELDQMKLQFFINVSHEFRTPLTLILNPVDKIISSFDDPEIVKNSAYTIQRSARKLLNLVNQLLDFRKMDLGKAPLDPLKGDIVSFTKDISKLFEDLAKEKSIALDFESNVENIYIWFDPDKMEKIVTNLLSNALKFTPPAGSIRVSVRQYTKNTLEPMFSAKKTSEEYVEIIVEDTGIGLKKEQQAAIFERFFHIDSTNSGTGIGLNFTKSLVEQHDGVILVDSEYGKGSRFTVRLPQESKQLRDALRSNQEVRRNIKDFDMNSIKSLEYELSISDMDILDADEQIDIDTADRQTILIVEDNKELRLHLKNELRHQFKIKEAANGREGLEKALKFYPDIIISDVMMPEMDGFEMCSSVKTNPDTCHIPVILLTARSLEEDRIEGYNIGADAYLPKPFNVHVLRARIKNLLESKKRLREKFLSQTGIIASNELTTNSLDEKFLDDVTKIIVDNVSDSDFGLEQLLHEIGVSRSHFYRKVNSLTGQNPSNFIRTIRLKYAAELLKKKTGSIKEIAYMSGFNSTAYFSKTFRELFGKTPQEFASEGHGA